A stretch of the Acidilobus sp. 7A genome encodes the following:
- a CDS encoding ROK family protein has product MGRVVAVDIGATNLRVAVFENDKLISHSRTQTPRAGPQDLINAIAHLIRGLAGGEDFDSIGVASIGPLDLKSGVVLWAPNLGYGNVSLRDSLGREFRRPVYLTNDALAGAWAEKVLGSGKDVDDLAYVTMSTGLGVGAVVDGNLVVGRRGNAHELGHAVVNFESSLRCGCGGLGHWEAYVGGRNIPRTAQHVASLWKGDRTRAYELAAQGSLSPELLYSMARQGDEFAKYVVSYINRVHAAGMSTLVTAYDPEVIFVGGSIFLYNEDLIKPELVEYMKEYVGVFGVPRIERCTFGDDQVLYGAAATAINPPRAIAKYAYRP; this is encoded by the coding sequence ATGGGAAGGGTAGTAGCTGTAGACATAGGCGCCACTAACCTGAGGGTCGCCGTCTTTGAGAACGACAAGCTGATATCACACAGCAGGACCCAGACCCCAAGGGCAGGTCCCCAGGACCTCATAAATGCCATAGCTCACCTCATAAGGGGGCTGGCGGGCGGCGAGGACTTTGACTCAATAGGGGTTGCCTCGATAGGTCCCCTTGACCTTAAGAGCGGCGTGGTGCTCTGGGCTCCCAACCTCGGCTATGGCAACGTAAGCCTCAGGGACTCCCTGGGCAGGGAGTTCAGGAGGCCCGTCTACCTCACAAACGACGCCCTCGCTGGGGCCTGGGCTGAAAAAGTGCTCGGCTCAGGGAAAGACGTTGACGACCTGGCCTACGTCACCATGAGCACAGGCCTCGGCGTGGGAGCGGTCGTTGACGGCAATCTCGTTGTTGGCAGAAGGGGGAACGCCCACGAGCTTGGTCATGCCGTTGTAAACTTCGAGTCTAGCCTAAGGTGCGGCTGCGGGGGCCTCGGGCACTGGGAGGCCTACGTAGGGGGCAGGAACATACCGAGGACTGCCCAGCACGTGGCGTCCCTCTGGAAGGGAGACCGCACCAGGGCCTATGAGCTAGCAGCCCAGGGATCGCTGAGCCCTGAGCTCCTCTACTCCATGGCCAGGCAGGGCGACGAATTCGCAAAGTACGTGGTCAGCTACATCAACAGGGTCCACGCGGCTGGCATGTCAACGCTCGTGACAGCGTACGACCCGGAGGTCATATTCGTGGGCGGCAGCATTTTCCTCTACAATGAGGACCTAATAAAGCCTGAGCTCGTAGAGTACATGAAGGAGTACGTAGGGGTCTTTGGCGTGCCGAGGATAGAGAGGTGCACCTTTGGTGACGACCAGGTGCTATATGGGGCCGCGGCCACGGCCATAAATCCTCCCCGCGCTATAGCTAAGTATGCTTATAGGCCGTGA
- a CDS encoding phosphoribosyltransferase — protein sequence MPKVVTKLVSWDDVVEWSMELARKIEESGWMPDVIVAVARGGYVPARLLCDYLGVSDLVSLQSQHWTEAARASQKAIIRNAYALDAKGLKVLVVDDIVDTGDTLALAKDFITREWRPEEARTAALQWISPVAKFKPDYYHLEVKDWAWFQYPWTRLEDLTQFIERVFREDERARGGLTEGRLKELFVEWYGVRPEDFGSYWRLALERLTSKGVLTVKDGVFMLTKKA from the coding sequence GTGCCCAAAGTAGTCACGAAGCTCGTCTCCTGGGACGACGTGGTCGAGTGGAGCATGGAGCTCGCAAGGAAGATTGAGGAGTCTGGGTGGATGCCTGACGTAATAGTTGCGGTCGCCAGGGGAGGCTATGTGCCTGCCAGGCTGCTCTGTGACTACCTGGGGGTGAGCGACCTGGTCAGCCTTCAGAGCCAGCACTGGACGGAGGCTGCTAGGGCCTCCCAGAAGGCGATAATAAGAAACGCCTATGCGCTCGATGCCAAGGGCCTCAAGGTGCTCGTGGTTGACGATATAGTTGACACCGGGGACACCCTGGCCCTGGCGAAGGACTTCATAACGAGGGAGTGGAGGCCTGAGGAGGCCAGGACTGCGGCCCTGCAGTGGATAAGTCCTGTGGCCAAGTTCAAGCCTGACTACTACCACCTTGAGGTTAAGGACTGGGCCTGGTTCCAGTACCCCTGGACGAGGCTCGAGGACCTGACGCAGTTCATAGAGAGGGTGTTCAGGGAGGACGAGAGGGCGAGGGGCGGGCTCACGGAGGGGAGGCTAAAGGAGCTCTTCGTGGAGTGGTATGGCGTTCGCCCGGAGGACTTCGGCAGCTACTGGAGGCTTGCCCTTGAGAGGCTCACCTCCAAGGGCGTCCTCACGGTAAAGGACGGCGTCTTCATGCTCACGAAGAAGGCCTGA
- a CDS encoding APC family permease — protein sequence MDNDLKKASVPAYMVFAQSLSSIAPLSSTAALLTIVMSQSLASAPLATIIGVVIYGLWVAIGYSYSKAVASYGGTYEFARRSAGEGVARAVGWSYWLSYMIYLSAISSYLAGAVLPMLIPAPRWAIALIALGVPAVVTGLVITGTTAPLTVTMFTSVAEVAMITYVGVDVLSRVGLRPLTLSVSTSELLAGSVAAAFTMAGGGASFFMGYEARNGARDVSKSFLAAFLVGASVIAFASYYEVAAVGLTNSGVSSLLEITRFPGLWVAERFAGKWATYLYLALTLSSLVGTLTAASMAVQRLTHALTGVRLRGSALISLAAVLAVNSLGIVMGPLNVYFYSVLVSLAALFISHSIISSLYVSFSRRQLGSVGPGRVALAAGGVVVMMMGLYFEVLSLGAQAAAVGLAPTLLALIAGGASGRVARALHRRSPPAQAPLSS from the coding sequence TTGGACAATGATCTTAAGAAAGCCTCAGTCCCAGCCTACATGGTATTTGCCCAGTCACTCAGCTCCATAGCTCCCCTGAGCTCGACCGCCGCCCTCCTGACGATTGTCATGTCACAGTCCCTGGCCTCCGCCCCCCTGGCGACCATAATAGGGGTAGTCATATACGGCCTCTGGGTCGCCATAGGGTACAGCTACTCAAAGGCCGTCGCCTCCTACGGCGGCACCTATGAGTTTGCGAGGAGGTCAGCGGGGGAGGGGGTGGCCAGGGCCGTTGGGTGGAGCTACTGGCTAAGCTACATGATCTACCTCTCGGCCATATCATCATACCTGGCTGGCGCCGTACTTCCAATGCTGATCCCAGCCCCGCGCTGGGCCATCGCCCTGATAGCCCTTGGGGTGCCCGCGGTCGTGACAGGTCTTGTAATAACCGGGACCACCGCTCCTCTTACTGTGACCATGTTCACATCAGTCGCTGAGGTGGCCATGATAACCTACGTGGGCGTTGATGTTCTCTCGAGGGTTGGCCTTAGGCCCCTGACGCTCAGCGTCAGCACCTCTGAGCTCCTGGCAGGCTCTGTTGCAGCGGCCTTTACTATGGCAGGCGGAGGCGCCTCCTTCTTCATGGGGTATGAGGCGAGGAACGGCGCCAGGGACGTGAGCAAGTCGTTCCTTGCAGCGTTCCTGGTCGGCGCATCAGTCATAGCCTTTGCGTCATACTATGAGGTTGCGGCTGTGGGCCTTACTAATAGCGGGGTCTCATCACTACTTGAGATCACCCGGTTCCCCGGCCTCTGGGTTGCTGAGAGGTTCGCGGGCAAGTGGGCTACGTATCTTTACCTGGCGCTCACGCTTAGCAGCCTCGTGGGCACGCTGACCGCGGCCTCCATGGCGGTGCAGAGGCTCACCCACGCACTGACTGGTGTGAGGCTCAGAGGGTCAGCTTTGATCAGCCTTGCAGCGGTGCTTGCTGTGAACTCGCTGGGCATCGTGATGGGCCCTCTCAACGTTTACTTCTACTCAGTGCTCGTCTCACTGGCGGCACTCTTCATCTCACACTCTATAATATCCTCTCTCTACGTGTCGTTCTCAAGGAGGCAGCTGGGCAGCGTCGGCCCTGGAAGGGTGGCGCTGGCCGCTGGGGGCGTAGTGGTTATGATGATGGGCCTCTACTTTGAGGTCCTCTCGCTTGGGGCGCAGGCGGCCGCCGTGGGCCTGGCACCGACGCTGTTAGCCCTTATAGCTGGGGGCGCGAGCGGCCGCGTCGCTAGGGCTTTACATAGGCGTAGCCCTCCCGCTCAAGCTCCACTATCTTCTTAA
- a CDS encoding ABC transporter permease: protein MIRETGVLVERELKKWVGRRGTFFISLITPVAWLALFGKSLNFVNMFSAAGLQAANPIIVKQYIDQTLLKLFGTTDYFSYLATGMFVVFAFFQSVFGGVNIVFEKRLGSMNRLRMTPAPRSSIFFAKMIATLIRSFFYETVLLVIAIALGFSLDFNVLNFVEAGVAIALLSMSFISVFEAIGFSVDNQEVMFSIVNLVNLPLMFASPALFPLRQMPWWLQDIARFNPITYTVDIVRYNLLGLHSFNIVEDWVILLGITVVFVSAGMFVSLKILENY from the coding sequence ATGATAAGGGAGACGGGCGTGCTCGTCGAGAGGGAGCTCAAGAAGTGGGTGGGCAGGAGGGGGACGTTCTTTATATCCCTTATAACCCCCGTGGCATGGCTCGCCCTGTTTGGAAAAAGCCTGAACTTTGTCAACATGTTCTCGGCTGCCGGCCTGCAGGCAGCCAATCCGATTATAGTTAAGCAGTACATCGACCAGACGCTACTCAAGCTGTTCGGGACCACCGACTACTTCTCCTACCTGGCCACAGGCATGTTCGTGGTCTTCGCCTTCTTCCAGTCAGTCTTCGGGGGCGTGAACATAGTGTTTGAGAAGAGGCTGGGCAGCATGAACAGGCTCAGGATGACCCCAGCCCCTAGGTCAAGCATATTCTTCGCTAAGATGATAGCCACGCTCATAAGGTCTTTCTTCTACGAGACAGTGCTCCTAGTGATAGCAATAGCCCTCGGCTTCAGCCTCGACTTCAACGTCCTTAACTTTGTAGAGGCCGGAGTAGCGATAGCCCTGCTCAGCATGTCCTTCATAAGCGTGTTTGAGGCCATAGGCTTCTCAGTTGACAACCAAGAAGTCATGTTCTCCATAGTCAACCTGGTAAACCTGCCCCTGATGTTCGCCTCGCCAGCCCTCTTCCCGCTAAGGCAGATGCCGTGGTGGCTACAGGACATAGCCAGGTTTAACCCAATAACGTACACTGTCGACATAGTCAGGTACAACCTGCTGGGTCTACATAGCTTTAACATAGTTGAGGACTGGGTAATACTGTTGGGCATAACGGTGGTGTTCGTCAGCGCAGGTATGTTCGTCAGCCTGAAGATACTAGAAAACTATTAA
- the pyk gene encoding pyruvate kinase produces the protein MRRLAKIMITMGPSTSDYAVVKKMMAAGADGFRINMSHGDEKQWSSFIELVDKASQELGVSATKVADLEGPRVRLGEFQGIDVTPGQQLRFKFAGSQGDGIPVDNRAFFTSVERGDRVLVDDGKVVLSVEDVERDAATLRVISGQRLEPRKGVVISGKEYDLPPVTEKDLNDIKFIAANSFDYVMASFVRSARHVEVIRRALEDAGAKNVRLLAKIETPSGVNNIDSILDVVDGIIVARGDLGMHFPLEDIPVIQRRIIEAARRKLKPVILATEIFMSMIERPLPTRGEISDVYAGIEEGVDGFLVTSETSIGRYPVDVVSWLSRVIEEANKNVRPRRVDQPLLSLETKVSKGVVEMAQNVGASVVVYAHDFDVARLISAFRPSTQIYVGVPTPQLARQLSLIWGVSPVIVGAVESEDQGLELTEKELKSSGVVGPGSLLVELSWTPDRSTAVVKVKQLL, from the coding sequence ATGAGAAGGCTAGCCAAGATAATGATCACCATGGGTCCCTCAACATCTGACTACGCGGTAGTGAAGAAGATGATGGCAGCTGGAGCTGACGGCTTCAGGATAAACATGAGCCACGGCGATGAGAAGCAGTGGTCGTCCTTCATAGAGCTGGTCGACAAGGCCTCACAGGAGCTGGGGGTCTCAGCAACAAAGGTAGCCGACCTTGAGGGCCCAAGGGTGAGGCTTGGGGAGTTCCAGGGCATTGACGTGACTCCAGGGCAACAGCTTAGGTTCAAGTTCGCGGGCTCCCAGGGCGACGGCATACCTGTGGACAACAGGGCGTTCTTCACGTCAGTGGAGAGGGGCGACAGGGTCCTTGTAGATGATGGCAAGGTCGTGCTATCCGTGGAGGACGTCGAGAGGGACGCAGCGACCCTAAGAGTAATTAGCGGCCAGAGGCTTGAACCAAGGAAGGGCGTCGTTATATCAGGCAAGGAGTATGACCTGCCGCCTGTCACTGAGAAGGACCTTAATGACATAAAGTTCATAGCGGCCAACAGCTTTGACTACGTAATGGCTAGCTTTGTCAGGAGCGCAAGGCACGTTGAGGTCATAAGGAGGGCCCTCGAGGACGCGGGGGCCAAGAACGTCAGGCTGCTGGCTAAGATAGAGACGCCGAGCGGCGTCAACAACATAGACTCCATACTTGACGTTGTTGATGGCATCATAGTTGCCAGGGGCGACCTGGGCATGCACTTCCCCCTCGAGGACATACCTGTGATACAGAGGAGAATAATAGAGGCCGCCAGGAGAAAGCTGAAGCCCGTAATACTCGCCACTGAGATCTTCATGAGCATGATAGAGAGGCCCCTGCCCACCAGGGGCGAGATATCTGACGTCTACGCCGGCATAGAGGAGGGCGTTGATGGCTTCCTCGTGACCTCTGAGACCTCTATAGGCAGATACCCAGTCGATGTCGTCTCGTGGCTGAGCAGAGTTATCGAGGAGGCTAACAAGAACGTCAGGCCCAGGAGGGTTGACCAGCCCCTCTTAAGTCTTGAGACCAAGGTGTCAAAGGGGGTTGTTGAGATGGCCCAGAACGTGGGCGCCTCAGTTGTAGTCTATGCGCATGACTTTGACGTGGCTAGGCTGATATCCGCCTTCAGGCCTAGCACGCAGATCTACGTGGGTGTCCCGACGCCGCAGCTGGCGAGGCAGCTCTCCCTGATCTGGGGGGTCAGCCCCGTCATAGTAGGCGCTGTTGAGAGCGAGGATCAGGGGCTGGAGCTGACGGAGAAGGAGCTAAAGTCCAGCGGCGTCGTGGGTCCGGGAAGCCTTCTAGTGGAGCTGTCCTGGACGCCAGACAGGTCAACAGCCGTAGTTAAGGTAAAGCAGCTGCTCTAA
- a CDS encoding DsrE family protein, protein MGGAYRAVMHVDEDSRDKLMVALRNAYNLLDSVGERNAEVAFVFNVRGPLAIMKGSLDDFTREQINELMSMGVKFYVCSISLRTLGIRREDLVDGVEVVDSGVKKIVELEREGYAYVKP, encoded by the coding sequence GTGGGAGGGGCGTACAGGGCTGTGATGCACGTTGACGAGGACTCAAGGGACAAGCTCATGGTAGCCCTGAGGAACGCCTACAACCTGCTTGACAGCGTGGGCGAGAGGAACGCCGAGGTGGCGTTTGTCTTTAACGTCAGGGGGCCCTTGGCAATTATGAAGGGCTCTCTGGACGACTTCACCAGGGAGCAGATAAACGAGCTTATGAGCATGGGCGTGAAGTTTTACGTCTGCTCCATATCCCTGAGGACCCTGGGCATAAGGAGGGAGGACCTGGTAGACGGAGTAGAGGTCGTGGACTCTGGTGTTAAGAAGATAGTGGAGCTTGAGCGGGAGGGCTACGCCTATGTAAAGCCCTAG
- a CDS encoding 2-oxoacid:ferredoxin oxidoreductase subunit beta, which translates to MARNWMDYKTDAWVQWCPACGNFGILTAMQRALAELDLPNEKVTIVSGIGCSSRMPYYVKTANVHTLHGRPIPVAQGIKLANPDQVVIVASGDGDLLGIGAGHFVAVGRRNIDIKVLLHDNAVYGLTKGQASPTLPLYAKTKSLGQPNVQGAVNPLMLAFASGYTFIARAYAYHIDQLKDMIKAAIRHKGTSLIDILQPCPTYNDIMTKEWYEKRIYYLDKEDPSWDPNVEKPEDMKKLPKIIEKMLEWDSRIPLGIFYRNTMIEPFDVRIEKIMPGYLQMPPAKRPVEVNKRALTNPFDAFKDRLVPT; encoded by the coding sequence ATGGCTCGTAACTGGATGGACTACAAGACTGACGCCTGGGTCCAGTGGTGCCCCGCCTGCGGCAACTTCGGCATACTTACAGCAATGCAGAGGGCGCTGGCGGAGCTTGACCTGCCGAACGAGAAGGTCACCATAGTCTCAGGCATAGGCTGCTCCAGTAGGATGCCATACTACGTAAAGACCGCCAACGTGCACACACTTCACGGCAGGCCAATACCAGTGGCCCAGGGGATAAAGCTGGCTAACCCAGACCAGGTGGTCATAGTCGCCTCTGGCGACGGCGACCTGCTGGGCATAGGGGCCGGCCACTTCGTCGCGGTGGGCAGAAGGAACATAGACATAAAGGTGCTGCTGCACGACAACGCAGTCTACGGCCTCACCAAGGGCCAGGCCTCGCCGACGCTGCCGCTTTATGCTAAGACCAAGAGCCTTGGCCAGCCAAACGTGCAGGGCGCTGTCAACCCGCTCATGCTGGCATTCGCGAGCGGTTACACCTTCATAGCCAGGGCCTATGCTTATCACATAGACCAGCTGAAGGATATGATAAAGGCTGCCATAAGGCACAAGGGCACCTCCCTGATAGACATACTTCAGCCGTGCCCGACCTACAACGACATAATGACAAAGGAGTGGTATGAGAAGAGGATCTACTACCTAGACAAGGAAGACCCAAGCTGGGACCCGAACGTTGAGAAGCCAGAGGACATGAAGAAGCTGCCAAAGATAATTGAGAAGATGCTTGAGTGGGACTCCAGGATACCTCTGGGCATATTCTACAGAAACACCATGATCGAACCATTCGATGTTAGGATAGAGAAGATAATGCCAGGCTACCTGCAGATGCCACCAGCCAAGAGGCCAGTCGAGGTTAACAAGAGGGCCCTTACAAACCCGTTTGACGCCTTCAAGGACAGGCTGGTTCCAACGTGA
- the hjc gene encoding Holliday junction resolvase Hjc yields MLRNPKVKGSRAENELADTLWERGFAVVRGPSSGGGSRRRFQPDLVAIKDGRVVVIEVKSRSDEGPLYISAEQVMGLSEFAKRSGGIALLAFRLRGGEWRFHSIDELVPTGASFRLDDPASGMKLRDVEELLERRHRDITSYFKKEP; encoded by the coding sequence TTGTTGAGGAACCCGAAGGTCAAGGGCTCTAGGGCTGAAAACGAGCTGGCGGACACGCTGTGGGAGAGGGGGTTCGCCGTAGTCAGGGGACCCTCTAGCGGGGGAGGCTCAAGGAGGCGCTTCCAGCCAGACCTCGTGGCAATAAAGGACGGCAGGGTTGTCGTGATTGAGGTCAAGTCAAGGTCCGACGAGGGCCCCCTTTACATAAGCGCTGAGCAGGTCATGGGTCTATCGGAGTTCGCCAAGAGATCTGGCGGCATAGCGCTGCTGGCCTTCAGGCTAAGGGGCGGCGAGTGGAGGTTCCACAGCATAGACGAGCTCGTTCCCACAGGGGCCAGCTTCAGGCTCGACGACCCCGCCTCAGGCATGAAGCTCAGGGACGTTGAGGAGCTCCTGGAGAGGAGGCACAGGGACATAACTTCGTATTTTAAAAAAGAACCTTAA
- a CDS encoding 2-oxoacid:ferredoxin oxidoreductase subunit alpha — protein sequence MESSNTVDLDVIIGGPQGGGIESSGQMMLRVFMIKGYDVFGIREYHSDIMGAHSYYNVRVKAIKPRSVRLPVDALLALDAEAIFTHYNELKEGSFLIYDVDSTQTRIEKIAPMEPEVKERVIEDLKSKGVEPVASELVKYLSKSGVKTIGLPLKDLLKATADRLKTTVVSVSKSVNTMTITALATVLGIDIKAVERSIELYFAGRKSIVDSNVEAARVTFDYVKNNFGLGKEIPDGPHRGKVRMIATGNDIVAMAKIVGGVSLETYYPITPSQDEAFYMESHRVFDLDEEASKALGNNKMSALTLQAEDELAALNMAIGGAIAGARVATTTSGPGLSLMNEAISFAVITETPVVISDWMRTGPSTGIATRQGQQDLLHAIFAGHGEALPKIVIASGDHIEAYYDTIKALNWAEEFQVPVIHLLDKYMAASMMSFDREDVDPYKVPLTRGLYVTSPGQNYKRYEITDTGVSPRAPLGTTRFLVSSLEHNEYGVVTEDPVTRERMMLKRIKKMETIEKGIPDSEKAVLHGDPDAKITIVSWGSTKGPILDAMERLKTDGLRVRFLQIKTFLPFPKDVVKGIISSSDDVIAVENNAFGQMVMAIRMFTGLDIKKRVAKLNSRSLMEQEVYNGVKKALGMKEGLVVVSDGS from the coding sequence ATGGAGAGTAGCAATACCGTAGACTTAGATGTCATTATAGGCGGCCCACAGGGCGGCGGCATTGAGTCGTCGGGCCAGATGATGCTCAGGGTCTTTATGATTAAGGGCTATGACGTCTTTGGCATAAGGGAGTACCACAGCGACATAATGGGAGCGCACAGTTACTACAACGTAAGGGTGAAGGCGATAAAGCCCAGGAGCGTCAGGCTCCCGGTTGACGCTCTGCTGGCTCTCGACGCTGAGGCAATTTTCACGCACTACAATGAACTCAAGGAGGGCAGCTTCCTGATATACGACGTGGATTCCACTCAGACAAGGATAGAAAAGATAGCGCCGATGGAGCCCGAGGTCAAGGAGAGGGTCATAGAGGACCTCAAGTCAAAGGGCGTAGAGCCCGTGGCATCCGAGCTCGTAAAGTACCTCTCTAAGAGCGGCGTGAAAACTATAGGGCTTCCCCTGAAGGACCTCCTTAAGGCCACGGCAGACAGGCTTAAGACGACGGTCGTGAGCGTTTCAAAAAGCGTTAATACAATGACCATAACTGCCCTGGCGACGGTGCTCGGTATAGACATCAAGGCCGTCGAGAGGTCCATAGAGCTGTACTTCGCTGGCAGGAAGAGCATTGTAGATTCTAACGTTGAGGCCGCTAGGGTCACCTTTGATTACGTTAAGAACAACTTTGGCCTTGGCAAGGAGATACCGGACGGCCCTCACAGGGGCAAGGTCAGAATGATAGCTACAGGTAACGACATAGTTGCTATGGCTAAGATCGTGGGCGGCGTCAGCCTTGAGACGTACTACCCCATAACGCCAAGCCAGGACGAGGCCTTCTATATGGAGTCTCACAGGGTCTTCGACCTAGACGAGGAGGCCAGCAAGGCCCTTGGAAACAACAAGATGAGCGCGCTGACGTTGCAGGCAGAGGACGAGCTAGCCGCCCTCAACATGGCAATAGGCGGCGCCATAGCGGGCGCCAGGGTTGCGACCACGACTAGCGGCCCAGGCCTCTCGCTTATGAATGAGGCCATAAGCTTTGCCGTCATCACCGAGACCCCTGTGGTTATAAGCGACTGGATGAGGACCGGACCATCAACCGGGATAGCGACTAGGCAGGGCCAGCAGGACCTGCTCCACGCGATATTTGCAGGCCACGGCGAGGCGCTGCCGAAGATAGTCATAGCAAGCGGCGATCATATTGAAGCCTACTATGACACTATCAAAGCCCTCAACTGGGCGGAGGAGTTCCAGGTGCCAGTCATACACCTGCTTGACAAGTACATGGCTGCCAGCATGATGAGTTTTGACAGGGAGGACGTGGACCCATACAAGGTGCCCCTTACCAGGGGGCTCTACGTGACCTCGCCTGGGCAGAACTACAAGAGGTATGAGATAACCGACACTGGTGTAAGCCCGAGGGCGCCGCTCGGCACCACAAGGTTCCTTGTGAGTAGCCTCGAGCACAATGAGTACGGCGTTGTGACCGAGGACCCAGTCACTAGGGAGAGGATGATGCTGAAGAGAATAAAGAAGATGGAAACCATAGAGAAGGGCATCCCGGACTCTGAGAAGGCGGTGCTTCACGGTGACCCGGACGCGAAGATAACTATAGTCTCCTGGGGCTCCACCAAGGGGCCCATTCTCGACGCCATGGAGAGGCTCAAGACTGACGGGCTGCGCGTCAGGTTCCTGCAGATAAAGACGTTCCTGCCGTTCCCCAAGGACGTGGTAAAGGGCATCATAAGCTCCTCAGACGACGTGATAGCAGTTGAGAACAACGCCTTCGGCCAGATGGTGATGGCCATAAGAATGTTCACGGGCCTTGACATAAAGAAGAGAGTGGCCAAGCTCAACAGCAGGAGCCTCATGGAGCAGGAGGTTTACAATGGAGTTAAGAAGGCGCTTGGAATGAAGGAGGGCCTGGTGGTGGTGAGCGATGGCTCGTAA
- a CDS encoding citrate/2-methylcitrate synthase, which translates to MSKQVECQYDEGPLGRRIVVPKGLDNVIVDTTNISGVDPTGKATIYRGYTIDDIGANADFYEAAFLIHYGHLPNKKEYDEYRKKLDSYRAEIPEKLIDALKVVPSTHPMYYAQYAYNLLGQFYAPEWPQKASFEFLEEHAMRLIALTPFIFAAAWHLPRDGELYRPDPSLPHAKDALRMILGRMPSDLEARAFEATLVLYMDHGFNASTFTVRVAASTLTDIYSAVAAGVASLKGPLHGGANEQAMKMLLEAQAQAQAKGIPLEDYIEQYIKDRLARKELIMGFGHRVYKIHDPRTDVAKKFVAQLPNGDMWVKVLAKSEEVMKREKNLPANIDLYTGVLYYQLGIPIPMYTPIFAMGRIVGWTAHYIEQFMNNKLIRPDEKYVGPTDLKYAPIGERK; encoded by the coding sequence TTGTCTAAGCAGGTTGAGTGTCAGTATGATGAAGGACCCCTGGGAAGGAGGATCGTAGTTCCTAAGGGCCTGGACAACGTCATAGTTGACACCACAAATATAAGCGGCGTTGACCCCACTGGCAAGGCTACCATATACCGCGGCTACACAATCGATGACATAGGCGCCAACGCGGACTTCTACGAGGCGGCCTTCCTGATACACTATGGCCACCTGCCTAACAAGAAAGAGTACGACGAGTATAGGAAGAAGCTCGACAGCTACAGGGCCGAGATACCTGAGAAGCTTATAGATGCACTCAAGGTGGTTCCGAGCACCCACCCAATGTACTACGCCCAGTACGCCTACAACCTCCTGGGCCAGTTCTACGCTCCCGAGTGGCCCCAGAAGGCCTCCTTCGAGTTCCTTGAGGAACACGCCATGAGGCTCATAGCCCTGACGCCGTTCATATTCGCTGCCGCCTGGCACCTGCCAAGGGATGGGGAGCTCTACAGGCCCGATCCAAGCCTGCCACACGCCAAGGACGCCCTGAGGATGATACTTGGAAGGATGCCAAGCGACCTTGAGGCCAGGGCCTTTGAGGCCACGCTGGTCCTCTACATGGACCACGGCTTCAACGCAAGCACCTTCACAGTAAGGGTTGCCGCGAGCACGCTCACCGATATTTACAGCGCAGTGGCCGCTGGCGTGGCGTCGCTCAAGGGACCCCTGCACGGCGGTGCCAATGAGCAGGCCATGAAGATGCTCCTCGAGGCCCAGGCACAGGCGCAGGCCAAGGGCATACCGCTTGAGGACTACATAGAGCAGTACATCAAGGACAGGCTAGCAAGGAAGGAGCTGATAATGGGCTTTGGCCACAGGGTCTACAAGATTCACGACCCGAGGACCGATGTAGCTAAGAAGTTCGTGGCCCAGCTGCCTAACGGTGACATGTGGGTCAAGGTCCTCGCCAAGTCAGAGGAGGTCATGAAGAGGGAGAAGAACCTGCCGGCCAACATAGACCTCTACACAGGAGTCCTCTACTACCAGCTTGGCATACCAATACCGATGTACACGCCAATATTCGCCATGGGCAGGATAGTTGGCTGGACCGCGCACTACATAGAGCAGTTCATGAACAACAAACTAATAAGGCCTGACGAGAAGTACGTTGGGCCCACGGACCTCAAGTACGCACCCATTGGTGAGAGGAAGTAA